In a genomic window of Salminus brasiliensis chromosome 12, fSalBra1.hap2, whole genome shotgun sequence:
- the hmox2b gene encoding heme oxygenase 2 isoform X2 — MADTETSAVRTEDPADGMRAANGGGLVCEHKEGNESARFSRTEDLSEMLAAGTKEVHQKAENTEFVKDFLRGCIRKELFKLGAVALYYTYTAMEQEIERNRDHHNFAPLYFPNELHRHEALAQDLEYFFGKEWQSKVSCSPATQHYVDRIREIGQNDPVLLVAHAYTRYMGDLSGGQVLKKVAQRALRLPPTGEGLNFYEFSGIHSAKAFKQLYRSRMNELELDAHTKEKIVKEAILAFQFNIEIFEELEEMAKTIQDDAGPIHRDMQGDISKCPYYAATMGPSGGSAYVCQIAMTVIRNPTGQVLLAAWIAALAGLAAWYLI, encoded by the exons ATGGCAGACACAGAGACGTCTGCAGTAAGAACAGAAGACCCTGCTGATGGAATGAGAGCGGCAAATGGTGGAGGCCTCGTATGTGAGCACAAGGAGGGAAATGAGAGTGCCAG GTTTAGCAGGACAGAAGATCTCTCTGAGATGTTGGCTGCAGGGACCAAGGAAGTTCATCAGAAGGCTGAGAACACAGAGTTTGTGAAAGATTTTCTACGAGGATGCATACGCAAGGAGCTATTTAAG CTTGGCGCAGTGGCCCTGTACTATACTTACACAGCAATGGAGCAGGAGATTGAGAGGAACAGGGATCACCACAATTTTGCCCCGCTCTATTTTCCAAATGAGCTGCATCGCCATGAAGCCTTGGCCCAGGACCTGGAGTATTTCTTTGGGAAGGAGTGGCAAAGCAAGGTCAGCTGTTCCCCAGCCACTCAGCACTATGTGGACCGCATTCGTGAAATTGGCCAAAATGATCCTGTCTTGCTGGTGGCACATGCCTATACTCGCTACATGGGTGACCTATCAGGGGGTCAGGTGCTGAAGAAGGTGGCACAGCGTGCCCTACGGCTGCCACCCACTGGGGAAGGGCTGAACTTTTACGAGTTCAGTGGCATCCACAGTGCAAAGGCTTTCAAGCAGCTGTACAGGAGTCGCATGAATGAGCTGGAGCTGGATGCCCACACAAAGGAGAAGATTGTCAAGGAGGCCATCTTAGCCTTTCAGTTCAACATAGAG ATTTTCGAAGAGCTGGAGGAAATGGCAAAAACTATTCAGGATGATGCAGGTCCTATCCATAGAGACATGCAGGGAGACATTAGCAAGTGCCCTTATTATGCTGCTACGATGG GTCCTAGTGGAGGATCAGCATATGTTTGTCAAATAGCCATGACAGTGATCAGAAACCCTACAGGCCAAGTTCTTTTGGCTGCATGGATTGCTGCTCTTGCTGGATTGGCTGCTTGGTAcctcatttaa
- the hmox2b gene encoding heme oxygenase 2 isoform X1 codes for MNSKIVPGSGGGMADTETSAVRTEDPADGMRAANGGGLVCEHKEGNESARFSRTEDLSEMLAAGTKEVHQKAENTEFVKDFLRGCIRKELFKLGAVALYYTYTAMEQEIERNRDHHNFAPLYFPNELHRHEALAQDLEYFFGKEWQSKVSCSPATQHYVDRIREIGQNDPVLLVAHAYTRYMGDLSGGQVLKKVAQRALRLPPTGEGLNFYEFSGIHSAKAFKQLYRSRMNELELDAHTKEKIVKEAILAFQFNIEIFEELEEMAKTIQDDAGPIHRDMQGDISKCPYYAATMGPSGGSAYVCQIAMTVIRNPTGQVLLAAWIAALAGLAAWYLI; via the exons ATGAACAG TAAAATTGTACCAGGCAGTGGAGGCGGAATGGCAGACACAGAGACGTCTGCAGTAAGAACAGAAGACCCTGCTGATGGAATGAGAGCGGCAAATGGTGGAGGCCTCGTATGTGAGCACAAGGAGGGAAATGAGAGTGCCAG GTTTAGCAGGACAGAAGATCTCTCTGAGATGTTGGCTGCAGGGACCAAGGAAGTTCATCAGAAGGCTGAGAACACAGAGTTTGTGAAAGATTTTCTACGAGGATGCATACGCAAGGAGCTATTTAAG CTTGGCGCAGTGGCCCTGTACTATACTTACACAGCAATGGAGCAGGAGATTGAGAGGAACAGGGATCACCACAATTTTGCCCCGCTCTATTTTCCAAATGAGCTGCATCGCCATGAAGCCTTGGCCCAGGACCTGGAGTATTTCTTTGGGAAGGAGTGGCAAAGCAAGGTCAGCTGTTCCCCAGCCACTCAGCACTATGTGGACCGCATTCGTGAAATTGGCCAAAATGATCCTGTCTTGCTGGTGGCACATGCCTATACTCGCTACATGGGTGACCTATCAGGGGGTCAGGTGCTGAAGAAGGTGGCACAGCGTGCCCTACGGCTGCCACCCACTGGGGAAGGGCTGAACTTTTACGAGTTCAGTGGCATCCACAGTGCAAAGGCTTTCAAGCAGCTGTACAGGAGTCGCATGAATGAGCTGGAGCTGGATGCCCACACAAAGGAGAAGATTGTCAAGGAGGCCATCTTAGCCTTTCAGTTCAACATAGAG ATTTTCGAAGAGCTGGAGGAAATGGCAAAAACTATTCAGGATGATGCAGGTCCTATCCATAGAGACATGCAGGGAGACATTAGCAAGTGCCCTTATTATGCTGCTACGATGG GTCCTAGTGGAGGATCAGCATATGTTTGTCAAATAGCCATGACAGTGATCAGAAACCCTACAGGCCAAGTTCTTTTGGCTGCATGGATTGCTGCTCTTGCTGGATTGGCTGCTTGGTAcctcatttaa